Proteins found in one Physeter macrocephalus isolate SW-GA chromosome 17, ASM283717v5, whole genome shotgun sequence genomic segment:
- the LOC102977670 gene encoding zinc finger protein OZF-like yields MSHLSQQRICSGENPFACKVCGKVFSHKSTLTEHEHFHNREKPFECNECGKAFSQKQYVIKHQNTHTGEKLFECNECGKSFSQKENLLTHQKIHTGEKPFECKDCGKAFIQKSNLIRHQRTHKGEKPFVCKECGKTFSGKSNLTEHEKIHIGEKPFKCSECGTAFGQKKYLIKHQNIHTGEKPYECNECGKAFSQRTSLIVHVRIHSGDKPYECNVCGKAFSQSSSLTVHVRSHTGEKPYGCNECGKAFSQFSTLALHLRIHTGKKPYQCSECGKAFSQKSHHIRHQKIHTH; encoded by the coding sequence ATGTCACACCTCAGTCAGCAGAGAATTTGTAGTGGGGAAAACCCCTTTGCCTGTAAGGTATGTGGGAAAGTCTTCAGCCACAAATCAACTCTCACTGAGCATGAGCATTTTCATAATAGAGAGAAACCttttgaatgtaatgaatgtggaaaagcatTCAGCCAAAAGCAGTATGTTATTAAACATCAAAATACCCATACTGGAGAGAAGCTttttgaatgtaatgaatgtggaaaatcCTTCAGCCAGAAGGAAAACCTTCTTACCCATCAGaaaattcacactggagagaaaccttttgAGTGTAAGGATTGTGGGAAAGCTTTCATTCAGAAGTCGAACCTCATCAGACACCAGAGAACTCACAAAGGAGAGAAGCCCTTTGTATGTAAGGAGTGTGGGAAAACTTTCAGTGGCAAATCAAACTTAACTGAGCATGAGAAAATTCATATTGGAGAGAAACCCTTTAAGTGTAGTGAATGTGGAACAGCTTTTGGTCAGAAGAAGTACCtcataaaacatcaaaatattcacactggagagaaaccctatgaatgtaatgaatgtggaaaagccttctcTCAGCGAACGTCACTTATTGTACATGTGAGAATTCATTCAGGTGATAAGCCTTATGAATGCAATGTATGTGGAAAAGCCTTCTCTCAAAGTTCATCTCTTACCGTGCATGTGAGAAGCCATACAGGTGAGAAACCCTATGGTTGTAATGAGTGTGGGAAAGCTTTCTCTCAATTCTCAACCCTTGCTCTACATTTGAGAATACACACAGGTAAGAAGCCTTATCAatgtagtgaatgtgggaaagctttcagccAGAAATCACACCATATTAGACACCAGAAAATTCATACTCATTAA
- the LOC112067231 gene encoding zinc finger protein OZF produces the protein MSHLSQQRICSGENPFACKVCGKVFSHKSTLTEHEHFHNREKPFECNECGKAFSQKQYVIKHQNTHTGEKLFECNECGKSFSQKENLLTHQKIHTGEKPFECKDCGKAFIQKSNLIRHQRTHTGEKPFVCKECGKTFSGKSNLTEHEKIHIGEKPFKCSECGTAFGQKKYLIKHQNIHTGEKPYECNECGKAFSQRTSLIVHVRIHSGDKPYECNVCGKAFSQSSSLTVHVRSHTGEKPYGCNECGKAFSQFSTLALHLRIHTGKKPYQCSECGKAFSQKSHHIRHQKIHTH, from the coding sequence ATGTCACACCTCAGTCAGCAGAGAATTTGTAGTGGGGAAAACCCCTTTGCCTGTAAGGTATGTGGGAAAGTCTTCAGCCACAAATCAACTCTCACTGAGCATGAGCATTTTCATAATAGAGAGAAACCttttgaatgtaatgaatgtggaaaagcatTCAGCCAAAAGCAGTATGTTATTAAACATCAAAATACCCATACTGGAGAGAAGCTttttgaatgtaatgaatgtggaaaatcCTTCAGCCAGAAGGAAAACCTTCTTACCCATCAGaaaattcacactggagagaaaccttttgAGTGTAAGGATTGTGGGAAAGCTTTCATTCAGAAGTCGAACCTCATCAGACACCAGAgaactcacacaggagagaagccctTTGTATGTAAGGAGTGTGGGAAAACTTTCAGTGGCAAATCAAACCTTACTGAGCATGAGAAAATTCATATTGGAGAGAAACCCTTTAAGTGTAGTGAATGTGGAACAGCTTTTGGTCAGAAGAAGTACCtcataaaacatcaaaatattcacactggagagaaaccctatgaatgtaatgaatgtggaaaagccttctcTCAGCGAACGTCACTTATTGTACATGTGAGAATTCATTCAGGTGATAAGCCTTATGAATGCAATGTATGTGGAAAAGCCTTCTCTCAAAGTTCATCTCTTACCGTGCATGTGAGAAGCCATACAGGTGAGAAACCCTATGGTTGTAATGAGTGTGGGAAAGCTTTCTCTCAATTCTCAACCCTTGCTCTACATTTGAGAATACACACAGGTAAGAAGCCTTATCAatgtagtgaatgtgggaaagctttcagccAGAAATCACACCATATTAGACACCAGAAAATTCATACTCATTAA